A window of the Streptomyces sp. NBC_01351 genome harbors these coding sequences:
- a CDS encoding esterase/lipase family protein: MLTTRQRLLALLTLCLALLAPAAARAADRGVVGAADQASSRNPVVFVHGYNADPGVWGALRGDLRAAGYADSELFSFGYDTHQSVNEVLSGRLAAYVEDVRRQTGAAKVDVVSHSFGSLVSRWYVKFGGGGAAVDHWVSLAGPNRGTSTAWACALWDQACRDMTPGSYVVKNLNGGDETPGAVKYATFWSNCDEVVNPDDSVPLTGAANTPVGCLKHNDLLGDDGTSAGVRAFLAS, from the coding sequence ATGCTGACGACCCGCCAGAGGTTGCTGGCCCTCCTGACGCTGTGCCTGGCGCTGCTCGCGCCCGCGGCCGCCCGTGCCGCCGACCGGGGGGTGGTCGGGGCCGCCGACCAGGCGTCATCGCGCAATCCGGTGGTCTTCGTGCACGGTTACAACGCGGATCCGGGCGTCTGGGGAGCCCTGCGCGGGGACCTGCGTGCCGCCGGGTACGCCGACTCGGAGCTCTTCTCCTTCGGTTACGACACCCACCAGTCGGTCAACGAGGTCCTCTCCGGCCGGCTCGCCGCCTACGTCGAGGACGTCCGCAGGCAGACCGGCGCCGCCAAGGTCGACGTCGTCTCGCACTCCTTCGGCTCGCTGGTGAGCCGCTGGTACGTGAAGTTCGGCGGCGGCGGGGCCGCCGTGGACCACTGGGTCTCGCTGGCCGGACCCAACCGCGGCACCTCCACCGCCTGGGCCTGCGCCCTGTGGGACCAGGCGTGCCGGGACATGACCCCCGGGTCGTACGTCGTGAAGAACCTGAACGGCGGGGACGAGACCCCGGGCGCCGTGAAGTACGCGACTTTCTGGTCCAACTGCGACGAAGTCGTCAACCCGGACGACAGCGTCCCGCTGACCGGGGCGGCCAACACGCCGGTCGGCTGCCTCAAGCACAACGACCTGCTCGGCGACGACGGGACCTCGGCGGGCGTCCGCGCCTTCCTCGCGTCCTAA
- a CDS encoding NAD(P)-dependent oxidoreductase, producing MTDNTPRNSLTLLGLGDMGTALARTWLAAGHRITVWNRTAAKAEALAAEGADVATSPAEAVAASRLVVLCLLDDASIGSALQGVDLTGKDLVNLTTGTPAEGRARAAWAEERGARFVDGGIMATPTMIGVPEAGGYVFYSGSRALFDTHRAALEVPAGARFVGEDPGHAALHDVALLSAMYGLFAGISHAYALIDGEDIAPKDLAPLLSEWLGAMGFFVGSTAERLTSRDFTTGVVSSLAMQVAATGTLLRTAEEQRVSPELISPYLELMRRRLTADPAAHGGEDTAGAITLLKR from the coding sequence ATGACCGACAACACACCCCGAAACTCGCTCACCCTCCTCGGCCTCGGTGACATGGGCACCGCCCTCGCCCGCACGTGGCTCGCCGCCGGGCACCGGATCACCGTCTGGAACCGCACCGCCGCCAAGGCCGAGGCACTCGCGGCCGAAGGGGCCGACGTCGCCACCAGCCCCGCCGAGGCGGTGGCCGCGAGCCGGCTCGTCGTGCTCTGCCTGCTCGACGACGCCTCCATCGGCTCCGCCCTGCAAGGGGTCGACCTGACCGGCAAGGACCTGGTCAACCTCACCACCGGCACCCCGGCCGAGGGGCGCGCACGGGCCGCCTGGGCCGAGGAGCGCGGGGCCCGGTTCGTGGACGGCGGGATCATGGCCACGCCCACGATGATCGGCGTCCCCGAGGCCGGGGGCTACGTCTTCTACAGCGGCTCGCGCGCCCTGTTCGACACCCACCGGGCAGCGCTGGAGGTCCCGGCCGGGGCCCGGTTCGTCGGCGAGGACCCCGGTCACGCCGCGCTGCACGACGTGGCGCTGCTCAGCGCGATGTACGGGCTGTTCGCCGGCATCTCGCACGCCTACGCGCTGATCGACGGCGAGGACATCGCCCCGAAGGACCTGGCTCCGCTGCTGTCCGAATGGCTCGGCGCGATGGGCTTCTTCGTCGGGAGCACCGCCGAACGGCTGACCTCTCGGGACTTCACCACCGGGGTGGTGTCCAGCCTGGCCATGCAGGTCGCGGCCACCGGCACCCTGCTGCGCACCGCCGAGGAGCAGCGGGTCAGCCCCGAGCTGATCTCCCCGTACCTGGAACTCATGCGCCGCCGGCTGACCGCCGATCCGGCGGCCCACGGCGGGGAGGACACGGCCGGGGCGATCACCCTGCTGAAGCGGTAG
- a CDS encoding winged helix-turn-helix transcriptional regulator: MALTQRPGADHCGIAAAMSVIDGKWKVSILWELDQRPRRFGELRRLVPGVSEKVLAAQLREMEVDGLVHREVYEEVPPRVEYSLTPLGQGLNTALEALGQWGAQNLLPVTA, translated from the coding sequence ATGGCACTGACACAGAGGCCCGGTGCGGATCACTGCGGGATCGCCGCGGCGATGTCCGTGATCGACGGCAAATGGAAGGTCTCGATCCTGTGGGAGCTGGACCAGCGCCCGCGCCGCTTCGGTGAACTGCGCAGGCTCGTCCCCGGCGTCTCCGAGAAGGTGCTCGCCGCCCAGCTGCGCGAGATGGAGGTGGACGGCCTCGTCCACCGCGAGGTGTACGAGGAGGTTCCGCCGCGCGTCGAGTATTCCCTGACCCCACTGGGCCAGGGGCTGAACACGGCGCTGGAGGCCCTGGGCCAGTGGGGCGCGCAGAACCTCCTCCCCGTCACGGCGTAG
- a CDS encoding TetR/AcrR family transcriptional regulator, whose translation MVRARSEERREQIVLAALEVIAERGYRGASLATVAERVGLTQQGLLHYFPTKEALLVAVLEERDRWDTGGGSRAAAGSWRLDLLDSLVEYNAMRPGIVQTFSALLGESVTEGHPAREFFTERYEQVRREMASVLRAEFGERLPSGLTPEQAAPLLAAVSDGLQFQWLLAPESVDMPASFRAFLTLLRGPSPTPGA comes from the coding sequence ATGGTCCGAGCCAGGAGCGAGGAGCGCCGCGAGCAGATCGTCCTCGCGGCCCTCGAAGTGATCGCGGAGCGCGGCTACCGGGGAGCGTCCCTGGCCACCGTCGCCGAACGCGTGGGCCTGACCCAGCAGGGGCTGCTGCACTACTTCCCCACCAAGGAGGCCCTGCTCGTCGCGGTCCTGGAGGAACGCGACCGGTGGGACACGGGCGGCGGCTCGCGCGCCGCGGCCGGCAGCTGGCGCCTCGACCTGCTGGACTCGCTGGTCGAGTACAACGCCATGCGCCCGGGCATCGTGCAGACCTTCTCGGCGCTGCTCGGCGAGAGCGTCACCGAGGGACATCCGGCCCGCGAGTTCTTCACCGAGCGCTACGAGCAGGTCCGCCGGGAGATGGCTTCGGTACTGCGCGCCGAGTTCGGCGAGCGCCTCCCGTCGGGCCTCACCCCGGAACAGGCGGCCCCGCTGCTGGCGGCCGTGAGCGACGGGCTGCAGTTCCAGTGGCTGCTCGCCCCCGAATCGGTGGACATGCCGGCCTCGTTCCGCGCCTTCCTGACCCTGTTGCGGGGCCCTTCGCCGACCCCCGGCGCGTAG
- a CDS encoding NADP-dependent oxidoreductase, producing MSEIPAVSREWHLVRRPQGWPVAEDFALREVPVSAEPAAGRILVRNLHMSVDPYMRGRMNDVKSYIPPFQLDEPMQGGAVGEVVASAAEGFAVGDHVLHHLGWREYAELDAKFATKVDASLAPLSAYLGVLGMPGLTAYAGLFEVASFKEGDSVFVSGAAGAVGSLVGQFAKIKGASRVIGSAGSDEKVTVLTEKYGFDAAFNYKNGPVAEQLPASAPEGIDVYFDNVGGDHLEAAISSMKVNGRATLCGAIAGYNETEAAPGPRNLMQVIGKRLRLQGILVNDHAGLQQQFVQDVAGWLRSGELRYDETVVEGVENATSAFLGMLRGENTGKMIVSFTG from the coding sequence ATGTCTGAGATCCCCGCCGTGAGCCGCGAGTGGCACCTCGTCCGTCGCCCGCAGGGCTGGCCCGTCGCCGAGGACTTCGCCCTGCGCGAGGTGCCCGTGTCGGCCGAGCCCGCCGCCGGCCGGATCCTCGTACGCAACCTCCACATGTCCGTGGACCCGTACATGCGCGGCCGGATGAACGACGTGAAGTCGTACATCCCGCCGTTCCAGCTCGACGAGCCGATGCAGGGCGGCGCGGTCGGCGAGGTCGTCGCCTCCGCAGCCGAGGGCTTCGCCGTCGGCGACCACGTCCTGCACCACCTGGGCTGGCGCGAGTACGCGGAGCTCGACGCGAAGTTCGCCACCAAGGTGGACGCCTCGCTCGCCCCGCTCTCCGCCTACCTCGGCGTGCTCGGCATGCCGGGCCTGACCGCCTATGCCGGCCTCTTCGAGGTCGCCTCCTTCAAGGAGGGCGACTCCGTCTTCGTCTCCGGCGCGGCCGGTGCCGTCGGCAGCCTCGTGGGCCAGTTCGCCAAGATCAAGGGCGCCTCCCGGGTGATCGGCTCCGCCGGCTCGGACGAAAAGGTGACGGTCCTCACAGAGAAGTACGGCTTCGACGCCGCCTTCAACTACAAGAACGGCCCCGTCGCCGAGCAGCTCCCCGCCTCCGCCCCCGAGGGCATCGACGTCTACTTCGACAACGTCGGCGGTGACCACCTGGAGGCCGCGATCTCCTCGATGAAGGTGAACGGCCGCGCCACCCTGTGCGGGGCGATAGCCGGATACAACGAGACCGAGGCCGCCCCCGGTCCGCGCAACCTGATGCAGGTCATCGGCAAGCGGCTGCGCCTGCAGGGCATCCTCGTCAACGACCACGCCGGCCTCCAGCAGCAGTTCGTCCAGGACGTCGCCGGATGGCTGCGTTCCGGTGAGCTCCGGTACGACGAGACGGTCGTCGAAGGCGTGGAGAACGCGACCTCCGCGTTCCTGGGAATGCTGCGCGGCGAGAACACCGGAAAGATGATCGTTTCTTTCACCGGTTAG
- a CDS encoding MarR family winged helix-turn-helix transcriptional regulator yields the protein MPSRRTDPVTIEVVELIGDVVARYHMEYEHAAASHQLTGAQAKVLTMLALDPMPMRRIAQKLRCEPSNVTGIVDRLETRGLVERHPDPADRRVKLAAPTEEGRQTAERLRESLDFAREPLSGLSPAERAVLRDLLKRMLGG from the coding sequence ATGCCCAGTCGTCGCACAGACCCAGTGACCATCGAGGTCGTCGAACTCATCGGCGACGTCGTGGCCCGCTACCACATGGAGTACGAGCACGCGGCCGCCAGCCACCAGCTGACCGGCGCGCAGGCCAAGGTGCTCACCATGCTCGCCCTGGATCCGATGCCGATGCGCCGCATCGCGCAGAAGCTGCGCTGCGAGCCGTCCAACGTGACGGGGATCGTCGACCGGCTGGAGACCCGCGGCCTGGTGGAGCGGCACCCGGATCCCGCCGACCGCCGGGTGAAGCTGGCCGCCCCCACCGAGGAGGGCCGGCAGACCGCGGAGCGGCTGCGCGAGTCCCTGGACTTCGCCCGCGAACCCCTCTCCGGGCTGTCCCCGGCGGAGCGGGCGGTGCTGCGGGACCTGCTCAAGCGGATGCTGGGCGGCTAG
- a CDS encoding organic hydroperoxide resistance protein, which produces MSIQQSDVAYTAVATAENGRDGRVATNDGSLDVVVNPPKELGGSGAGTNPEQLFAAGYSACFQGALGVVAKNVNADISGSTVTAEVGIGKNDEGFGLIVKISAVIPNVDAATAKDLIEKAHEVCPYSKATRGNITVELAV; this is translated from the coding sequence ATGTCGATCCAGCAGTCCGACGTCGCGTACACCGCTGTCGCCACCGCCGAGAACGGCCGCGACGGCCGCGTCGCCACCAACGACGGGTCGCTCGACGTCGTCGTGAACCCGCCGAAGGAGCTCGGTGGCAGCGGCGCCGGCACCAACCCGGAGCAGCTGTTCGCCGCTGGCTACAGCGCCTGCTTCCAGGGCGCCCTGGGCGTCGTCGCGAAGAACGTGAACGCCGACATCTCCGGCTCCACCGTCACCGCCGAGGTCGGCATCGGCAAGAACGACGAGGGCTTCGGCCTGATCGTCAAGATCTCCGCCGTGATCCCGAACGTGGACGCCGCCACCGCCAAGGACCTCATCGAGAAGGCCCACGAGGTCTGCCCGTACTCCAAGGCCACCCGCGGCAACATCACCGTCGAGCTCGCCGTCTGA
- a CDS encoding PaaI family thioesterase → MSTFETITVPEHLHGYPGVAYGGYVAGLLAARATADTVRVDFRRPVPTETPVRLAGTPGGGCEATDGELLLAVATPAAFEGTDSPEAPSWEQAVAAAEAYRAAPPAGQVDCFGCGLDRTPATGLRLHCGVVPGGGMVATAWTPGRELGGADGILPAELVWGALDCPGNAAGRLLDGRPAGAVTAALTARLLRPVPVGEGLVSYAWLLSGSGRKYTVGTALTTAEGELCAVGEALWVQPRA, encoded by the coding sequence ATGAGCACCTTCGAGACGATCACGGTTCCGGAACACCTCCACGGCTACCCGGGAGTGGCCTACGGCGGCTACGTGGCGGGGCTGCTCGCCGCCCGCGCCACCGCGGACACGGTACGGGTGGACTTCCGGCGGCCCGTGCCCACCGAGACTCCGGTCCGGCTCGCCGGGACCCCCGGGGGCGGCTGCGAGGCGACCGACGGCGAGCTGCTGCTGGCCGTGGCGACCCCCGCCGCCTTCGAGGGCACGGACTCCCCCGAGGCACCCTCCTGGGAGCAGGCGGTGGCGGCGGCCGAGGCCTACCGGGCGGCCCCGCCGGCAGGGCAGGTCGACTGCTTCGGCTGCGGCCTGGACCGGACGCCCGCCACCGGGCTGCGCCTGCACTGTGGGGTCGTGCCGGGCGGCGGGATGGTCGCCACCGCCTGGACCCCCGGCCGGGAGCTGGGCGGCGCGGACGGGATACTGCCGGCCGAGCTGGTGTGGGGAGCACTGGACTGCCCCGGGAACGCGGCCGGGCGCCTGCTCGACGGCCGCCCGGCCGGCGCGGTCACGGCCGCGCTGACCGCCCGGCTGCTGCGGCCGGTGCCGGTGGGCGAGGGCCTGGTCTCGTACGCCTGGCTGCTCTCGGGCTCGGGCCGCAAGTACACGGTGGGCACGGCCCTGACCACCGCCGAGGGAGAACTGTGCGCGGTCGGCGAGGCGCTGTGGGTGCAGCCGCGCGCCTGA
- a CDS encoding EI24 domain-containing protein — MGDLARGFRYLLAGQRWVLRHGRWFGFGLLPGLVSLVLYAGALIGLGYGADDFTAWATPFADDWASPWIGLFRGFLTALVICLGLFLSVITFTAVTLLIGQPFYESLSEQVDRSEGGEAPESGMPLWLELWVSARDSVKVLGRVVLYGLLLFALGFIPVIGQTVVPVLGFCVSGYFLTQELTSVALQRRKVELPERLVLLRSRRLLVLGFGVPLVLAFLVPLVAVFLMPGAVAGATLMVRDLMNVDDEPSEPPATEAPTGFGPPPPAYS; from the coding sequence ATGGGTGATCTTGCGCGGGGCTTCCGGTATCTGCTGGCCGGACAGCGATGGGTGTTGCGGCACGGCCGCTGGTTCGGCTTCGGGCTGCTGCCCGGGCTGGTCTCGCTCGTCCTGTACGCCGGCGCGCTGATCGGCCTCGGCTACGGCGCCGACGACTTCACGGCCTGGGCCACCCCCTTCGCCGACGACTGGGCCTCGCCCTGGATCGGCCTCTTCCGGGGCTTCCTGACCGCCCTGGTGATCTGCCTGGGGCTCTTCCTCTCGGTCATCACCTTCACCGCCGTGACCCTGCTGATCGGCCAGCCGTTCTACGAGTCCCTCTCCGAGCAGGTCGACCGTAGCGAGGGCGGCGAGGCCCCCGAGTCCGGGATGCCGCTCTGGCTGGAACTGTGGGTCTCGGCCCGGGACAGCGTGAAGGTGCTCGGCAGGGTGGTCCTGTACGGGCTCCTGCTCTTCGCCCTCGGCTTCATCCCGGTCATCGGGCAGACCGTCGTCCCGGTGCTCGGGTTCTGCGTCTCCGGCTACTTCCTCACCCAGGAGCTGACCTCCGTCGCCCTCCAGCGCCGCAAGGTGGAGCTGCCCGAGCGACTGGTCCTGCTGCGCTCGCGACGGCTGCTGGTGCTGGGCTTCGGCGTGCCGCTGGTGCTGGCGTTCCTGGTGCCGCTGGTCGCGGTGTTCCTGATGCCGGGCGCGGTGGCGGGCGCCACGCTGATGGTGCGCGACCTGATGAACGTCGACGACGAGCCCTCCGAGCCCCCGGCCACCGAGGCGCCCACCGGCTTCGGCCCGCCCCCGCCCGCCTACTCGTAG
- a CDS encoding rod shape-determining protein → MTVSLEQLRRCHVAVDLGAARTRVYVKGAGLVVDEPSCAAVNTRTGALIAVGTFAERMTGRTPDYIRVVRPVSGGTVVDIEMAQRMLRHLLGEKLRRALRRKPRLRAAACTPHDADPLAQRAAVETLVGLGARRVELVDTLIAAAVGCGLPVEQPTATMIMVCGAAATQVAVLSLGSIVTAVRIPVGGEAIDHAVVQHLRHAHELMLPSQAVRPLQLALHGNGINAGGPASTLIHGRDVATGLARSVHVDTAAVRNAIHTPLTAVLDGIGKVLRDCPPDLVADLTDRGIMMVGGSALLPGLDQMLRDATGMPVAIAERPDVCAVLGLGAMLEGKIAPMVLNPLAE, encoded by the coding sequence GTGACCGTCAGTCTTGAGCAGTTGCGCCGCTGCCACGTCGCCGTCGACCTGGGGGCGGCGAGGACCCGCGTGTACGTCAAGGGCGCCGGCCTCGTGGTCGACGAGCCCAGCTGCGCCGCGGTGAACACGCGGACCGGTGCACTCATCGCCGTGGGGACCTTCGCCGAGCGGATGACCGGCCGCACGCCCGACTACATCCGGGTCGTGCGCCCCGTCTCCGGCGGCACCGTCGTCGACATCGAGATGGCCCAGCGCATGCTGCGCCACCTGCTCGGCGAGAAGCTGCGCCGGGCCCTGCGCCGCAAGCCGCGGCTGCGGGCCGCCGCCTGCACCCCGCACGACGCGGACCCCCTGGCCCAGCGGGCCGCGGTGGAGACCCTCGTCGGGCTCGGCGCCCGCCGCGTCGAACTCGTCGACACCCTGATCGCGGCGGCCGTCGGCTGCGGACTGCCCGTGGAGCAGCCGACCGCGACGATGATCATGGTGTGCGGGGCCGCGGCCACCCAGGTGGCCGTCCTCTCCCTCGGCTCCATCGTCACCGCCGTACGCATCCCCGTCGGCGGCGAGGCCATCGACCACGCCGTCGTCCAGCACCTGCGCCACGCCCACGAGCTGATGCTGCCCAGCCAGGCCGTCCGGCCGCTCCAGCTGGCCCTGCACGGCAACGGGATCAACGCCGGAGGCCCCGCCTCCACCCTGATCCACGGCCGCGACGTCGCCACCGGGCTGGCCCGCTCCGTCCACGTGGACACCGCCGCCGTACGGAACGCCATCCACACCCCGCTGACCGCCGTCCTCGACGGCATCGGCAAGGTGCTGCGGGACTGCCCGCCGGACCTGGTCGCGGACCTGACGGACCGGGGGATCATGATGGTGGGTGGCAGCGCCCTGCTGCCCGGACTGGACCAGATGCTGCGGGACGCCACCGGGATGCCGGTGGCCATCGCGGAACGGCCGGACGTGTGCGCCGTGCTCGGTCTCGGCGCGATGCTCGAAGGGAAGATCGCCCCCATGGTTCTCAACCCACTGGCCGAATGA
- a CDS encoding low temperature requirement protein A, with amino-acid sequence METEKKVAWSELFFDLVLVFAVTQVSALLHHDHGWAGTGRAVIAFVPIYWVWVGNTVYSNTHDADRPLNRLGLFGAGLCGLMMALALPEAFGDRGLLFAGAYFCARLLLAALAHGGGRRPKLTPVTLSVLVSGPLLLAGGFLDGNARIALWALAAAVDLAAPRLTRRNMMRLAFDSGHLAERFGLFVMIALGESIVAVGAPVASAASLGAGTLAAVALAFVLVCSLWWVYFHLAAGAVRHGLETAAVRADVARQVLSYGHLSLIASIIAVAVGMAEAVAHPGERLPLGVTALLYGGCALYLATFGYTRWHLFRSWSLTRLVTAAATLALLPLAALLPSLGALLLLTAVVTALNLTELTLLRTRGERLEGPAPVA; translated from the coding sequence ATGGAAACGGAAAAGAAGGTCGCTTGGTCGGAGCTGTTCTTCGACCTGGTGCTGGTGTTCGCCGTGACACAGGTCTCGGCGCTGCTGCACCACGACCACGGCTGGGCCGGCACCGGGCGGGCCGTGATCGCCTTCGTTCCGATCTATTGGGTGTGGGTCGGCAACACCGTGTACTCCAACACCCACGACGCGGACCGGCCGCTGAACCGGCTCGGGCTCTTCGGGGCCGGGCTGTGCGGCCTGATGATGGCCCTGGCCCTGCCCGAAGCCTTCGGCGACCGCGGGCTGCTGTTCGCCGGGGCCTACTTCTGCGCCCGCCTGCTGCTCGCGGCGCTGGCGCACGGCGGCGGACGGCGCCCGAAACTGACGCCGGTCACCCTGTCGGTGCTGGTCAGCGGCCCGCTGCTGCTCGCCGGCGGGTTCCTCGACGGAAACGCCCGGATCGCACTGTGGGCCCTCGCCGCCGCCGTGGACCTGGCCGCGCCCCGGCTGACGCGCCGCAACATGATGCGCCTGGCCTTCGATTCGGGCCATCTCGCCGAGCGGTTCGGCCTGTTCGTGATGATCGCGCTGGGCGAGTCGATCGTGGCGGTCGGCGCCCCCGTGGCCTCCGCCGCGTCGCTCGGCGCCGGCACGCTCGCGGCCGTCGCCCTGGCCTTCGTCCTCGTGTGCAGCCTGTGGTGGGTGTACTTCCACCTGGCCGCGGGCGCCGTCCGGCACGGGCTGGAGACGGCGGCCGTACGAGCGGACGTGGCCCGGCAGGTCCTCTCGTACGGGCACCTCTCGCTGATCGCCTCGATCATCGCGGTGGCCGTCGGCATGGCCGAGGCCGTCGCGCACCCCGGCGAACGGCTCCCGCTCGGCGTGACCGCCCTCCTCTACGGGGGCTGCGCCCTCTACCTCGCCACCTTCGGGTACACGCGCTGGCACCTGTTCCGGTCCTGGTCGCTGACCCGGCTGGTGACCGCGGCGGCCACCCTGGCCCTGCTGCCACTGGCCGCGCTGCTGCCCTCGCTGGGCGCGCTGCTGCTCCTGACCGCGGTGGTGACCGCCCTCAACCTGACGGAACTCACCCTGCTCCGGACCCGGGGCGAGCGCCTCGAGGGGCCGGCGCCCGTGGCTTAG
- a CDS encoding SCO2400 family protein, with protein MNYCHACRRHLNGALACAGCGTPAEYLPAAPPAAAVPPMPEAPTASTTPTALADVYADSLVTLSAPNERRAGARRRSARRKRSRTTLTVALGVVIAGAASLLAVNVLGDGERSDRASTVVLTDDGPQQPAPLPDLPTSGAPTGPSGKATAKVAAGPTKKSGTGAPSGGAAQPAPVSSAPAPVTSASPSATSRVGGSAKPTVSGTPTQSPTGNQQSLIPPPPPPSPPPAPPEDCGFLGWKCW; from the coding sequence ATGAACTACTGCCACGCCTGCCGGAGGCACCTCAATGGCGCACTGGCGTGCGCGGGGTGCGGAACCCCGGCCGAGTACCTGCCCGCCGCGCCGCCCGCCGCGGCGGTGCCGCCGATGCCCGAGGCGCCGACCGCGTCGACCACGCCGACCGCCCTGGCCGACGTGTACGCCGACTCGCTCGTCACCCTGTCCGCCCCGAACGAGCGCCGGGCCGGTGCGCGCCGCCGCAGCGCGCGCCGCAAGCGCAGCCGTACGACGCTGACCGTCGCGCTCGGGGTGGTGATCGCCGGCGCGGCCTCGCTGCTGGCGGTCAACGTGCTCGGGGACGGGGAGCGCAGCGACCGTGCCTCCACGGTGGTGCTGACCGACGACGGCCCGCAGCAGCCCGCCCCGCTGCCCGACCTGCCGACCTCCGGCGCGCCCACGGGCCCGTCCGGGAAGGCCACGGCCAAGGTGGCCGCCGGGCCCACGAAGAAGAGCGGTACCGGGGCGCCTTCCGGAGGCGCTGCGCAGCCGGCGCCGGTGTCCTCCGCCCCCGCGCCCGTGACGTCGGCATCGCCGTCCGCGACGTCCCGCGTCGGGGGCAGCGCGAAGCCGACCGTGTCGGGCACGCCGACGCAGAGCCCCACCGGCAACCAGCAGTCGCTGATCCCGCCCCCGCCCCCGCCCTCGCCGCCGCCCGCGCCGCCCGAGGACTGCGGCTTCCTCGGCTGGAAGTGCTGGTAG